TGATCGAAAAGCATACCTCATACTTTATACCAAATATTGTATACTAACAATATGCGCTCAATCCAAAAGAAACAGCGTTTTTTGCGTCTCCTCTACTCGCGTCTTTCTCTTGGCCTTCTCCTACTCGTTCTTCTTATGGGTGTAAGCGCAGTGTGGAATGTCTACGGGAAGTTCAAAGATGCTGCCAGGGAGCGCCTGCAGAGCAAAGAGGCCCTATCGGGGATTGAGGAGCGCATCACCCAGGTGAGAGAGGATGTCGCTCAACTAAAGACCGTAGAAGGGGTTGAGGAAGAGTTTCGAACCACCTTTGGCTTGGTCAAGAAAGGCGAGGGGGTGATTGTGGTCATTAATGATAAAAATCAAGCCGGGGTTGAGGAGGACGCACAGGGAGGCTTTTGGGCAAACATCTCTAGGGGCTTGAAAAGCCTCCTTGG
This portion of the Parcubacteria group bacterium genome encodes:
- a CDS encoding septum formation initiator family protein is translated as MRSIQKKQRFLRLLYSRLSLGLLLLVLLMGVSAVWNVYGKFKDAARERLQSKEALSGIEERITQVREDVAQLKTVEGVEEEFRTTFGLVKKGEGVIVVINDKNQAGVEEDAQGGFWANISRGLKSLLGM